A single window of Archangium gephyra DNA harbors:
- a CDS encoding OAM dimerization domain-containing protein, with amino-acid sequence MATKPTKQIIRPYGDRRDDGVVQLSFTLPVPLSEKAKEAAAVFARKMGFSDVKVAAAERAADTYTFFIVYARTQHSLDYAEIDVPEVVVKKMGFDDLNALIKEKVGRRIVVFGACTGTDTHTVGIDAILNMKGYAGDYGLERYPWFEAFNLGSQVPNEELIKKAMARNADAILVSQVVTQRDVHKDNSRQFIEAAKAAGIHGKTLLLLGGPRVDLKLALELGFDVGFGPGTKPSDVANYIVHQVLQKEGKEEKNVHWEGEPK; translated from the coding sequence ATGGCGACGAAGCCGACGAAGCAGATCATCCGCCCCTACGGCGACCGGCGCGATGACGGCGTGGTGCAGCTGTCGTTCACGCTGCCGGTGCCGCTGTCGGAGAAGGCCAAGGAAGCCGCGGCGGTGTTCGCGCGGAAGATGGGGTTCTCCGACGTGAAGGTGGCCGCCGCCGAGCGCGCCGCCGACACGTACACCTTCTTCATCGTGTACGCGCGCACGCAGCACTCGCTGGACTACGCGGAGATCGACGTCCCCGAAGTGGTGGTGAAGAAGATGGGGTTCGATGATCTCAACGCGCTCATCAAGGAGAAGGTGGGCCGGCGGATCGTCGTGTTCGGCGCGTGCACGGGCACGGACACGCACACGGTGGGAATCGACGCCATCCTCAACATGAAGGGGTACGCGGGCGACTATGGCCTGGAGCGCTATCCCTGGTTCGAGGCCTTCAACCTGGGCAGCCAGGTGCCCAACGAGGAGCTCATCAAGAAGGCCATGGCGCGCAACGCGGACGCCATCCTCGTGTCGCAGGTGGTGACGCAGCGGGACGTGCACAAGGACAACTCGCGCCAGTTCATCGAGGCGGCGAAGGCCGCGGGCATCCACGGCAAGACGCTGCTCTTGCTGGGTGGGCCGCGCGTGGACCTCAAGCTGGCGTTGGAGCTGGGCTTCGACGTGGGCTTTGGCCCCGGGACGAAGCCCTCGGACGTGGCCAACTACATCGTGCACCAGGTCCTCCAGAAGGAAGGCAAGGAGGAGAAGAACGTGCACTGGGAGGGGGAGCCCAAGTGA
- a CDS encoding L-erythro-3,5-diaminohexanoate dehydrogenase: protein MSIDRYGLSRVVGEKGVLPQRARKLEPSLPCREAELLIDVESLNIDAASFKQIKDEVGADPARIAARVQEIVRERGKMQNPVTGSGGMLIGRVKEIGPKHPARGELQPGDRIATLVSLSLTPLVIDEVKAVHPSIDRVDIRGHALLFATGLYAKLPTDMPDTLALAALDVAGAPALVARWLRPGMTVAVLGSGKSGALCLAQARRSLKGQGRLLALDISEQALDTLKGIGLCDVGLKVDATQAVDTMDAVSRATDGALCDLVINCASVGNTEMASILSAKDGGTVILFSMATSFTAAALGAEGVGKDVTMVVGSGYVPGHADFTLELLRAEPALRRLFETRYV, encoded by the coding sequence ATGAGCATCGACCGTTACGGATTGTCCCGTGTCGTCGGGGAGAAGGGTGTGTTGCCCCAGCGGGCGCGCAAGCTCGAACCCTCGCTGCCCTGCCGGGAGGCCGAGCTCCTCATCGACGTGGAGAGCCTCAACATCGACGCGGCCTCCTTCAAGCAGATCAAGGACGAGGTGGGCGCGGACCCGGCGCGCATCGCCGCCCGTGTGCAGGAGATCGTCCGCGAGCGCGGCAAGATGCAGAACCCGGTGACGGGCTCGGGCGGCATGCTCATCGGGCGGGTGAAGGAGATCGGCCCGAAGCACCCGGCGCGCGGCGAGCTCCAGCCGGGCGATCGCATCGCCACGCTGGTGAGCCTCAGCCTGACGCCGCTCGTCATCGACGAGGTGAAGGCCGTGCACCCGTCCATCGATCGGGTGGACATCCGCGGCCATGCCCTCCTCTTCGCCACGGGCCTCTACGCGAAGCTGCCCACGGACATGCCGGACACGCTGGCGCTGGCGGCGCTGGACGTGGCGGGCGCACCGGCCCTCGTGGCCCGGTGGCTGCGTCCGGGCATGACGGTGGCGGTGCTCGGCTCGGGCAAGAGCGGGGCGCTGTGCCTCGCGCAGGCGCGGCGCAGCCTGAAGGGCCAGGGCCGGCTGCTGGCGCTCGACATCTCCGAGCAGGCGCTCGACACCCTGAAAGGCATCGGGCTGTGCGACGTGGGCCTGAAGGTGGATGCCACCCAGGCCGTGGACACCATGGACGCGGTGTCCCGGGCCACGGACGGCGCGCTGTGTGATCTGGTGATCAATTGTGCCTCGGTGGGGAATACGGAGATGGCCTCCATCCTCAGCGCGAAGGACGGCGGCACGGTCATCCTCTTCTCCATGGCCACGAGCTTCACCGCGGCGGCGCTGGGCGCCGAGGGCGTGGGCAAGGACGTGACCATGGTGGTGGGCAGTGGCTACGTGCCGGGGCACGCGGACTTCACGCTCGAACTGCTGCGGGCCGAGCCGGCCCTGCGCCGCCTCTTCGAAACGCGTTACGTATAG
- a CDS encoding lysine 5,6-aminomutase subunit alpha, giving the protein MPGPFIDDAQIARARKLAEDITEPIFELIRRNTTVSVERTVLRFFGISDAGAGGVPLANLMVDRLKAAGVLNRGAAYWYGRALQMGARSPMEAVERLTALPAEKLGPLSPEMEQNLRDEVRAEARSAMDDFKSRIAQRDALRKELGSGAAPHKYVIVATGNIYDDVDQARAAAQAGADIIAVIRSTAQSLLDYVPHGATTEGYGGTYATQENFRIMREALDDEGRKLKRYIQLTNYSSGLCMAEIAFAAAYERLDMLLNDAMYGILFRDINMRRTFIDQYFSRRICAQAGIIINTGEDNYITTADAYDAAHTVIASQFINESFAKRAGLKDWQLGLGHSYEIDPYRADTLLLELSQAMLVRRCFPNAPLKYMPPTKHKETDIFFSHAYDVMADLVAIWTRQGIQLLGMMTEAMHTPLLADRYVALKAASYIHRAAAGIDEEFTVREDGKIANRAREVFGNALKLLEECQKDGMVAAIGRGHFGDVKRAETGGKGLDGVLEKAPDYFNPFQDMLEAP; this is encoded by the coding sequence ATGCCAGGTCCGTTCATCGATGACGCGCAGATCGCTCGTGCGCGAAAGCTGGCGGAAGACATTACCGAGCCCATCTTCGAGCTCATCCGCCGCAACACCACTGTCTCCGTCGAGCGCACCGTGCTGCGTTTCTTCGGCATCTCCGACGCGGGAGCCGGAGGTGTGCCGCTCGCCAACCTGATGGTCGACCGGCTCAAGGCCGCCGGAGTCCTCAACCGGGGCGCGGCGTACTGGTACGGCCGGGCCCTGCAGATGGGCGCGCGCAGCCCCATGGAGGCCGTGGAACGGCTGACCGCGCTGCCAGCGGAGAAGCTGGGGCCCCTCTCCCCGGAGATGGAGCAGAACCTCCGCGACGAGGTGCGTGCCGAGGCCCGCTCCGCCATGGACGACTTCAAGTCCCGCATCGCCCAGCGTGACGCGTTGCGCAAGGAGCTGGGCAGTGGCGCGGCGCCGCACAAGTACGTGATCGTCGCCACGGGCAACATCTACGACGACGTGGATCAGGCCCGCGCGGCGGCGCAGGCGGGCGCGGACATCATCGCCGTCATCCGCTCCACGGCGCAGTCGCTGCTGGACTACGTGCCCCACGGCGCCACCACCGAGGGCTACGGCGGCACGTACGCCACCCAGGAGAACTTCCGCATCATGCGCGAGGCCCTGGACGACGAGGGCCGCAAGCTCAAGCGCTACATCCAGCTGACCAACTACTCCTCGGGCCTGTGCATGGCGGAGATCGCCTTCGCCGCGGCCTACGAGCGGCTGGACATGCTGCTCAACGACGCGATGTACGGAATCCTGTTCCGCGACATCAACATGCGGCGCACGTTCATCGACCAGTACTTCAGCCGCCGCATCTGCGCCCAGGCCGGCATCATCATCAACACCGGCGAGGACAACTACATCACCACGGCGGACGCGTACGACGCGGCGCACACCGTCATCGCCAGCCAGTTCATCAACGAGAGCTTCGCCAAGCGCGCGGGCCTCAAGGACTGGCAGCTGGGCCTGGGGCACTCGTACGAGATCGACCCGTACCGGGCGGACACGCTGCTGTTGGAGCTGTCGCAGGCGATGCTGGTGCGCCGGTGCTTCCCCAACGCGCCGCTCAAGTACATGCCGCCCACCAAGCACAAGGAGACGGACATCTTCTTCAGCCACGCGTACGACGTGATGGCGGACCTGGTGGCCATCTGGACGCGGCAGGGCATCCAGCTGTTGGGGATGATGACGGAGGCCATGCACACGCCGCTCTTGGCGGACCGGTACGTGGCGCTCAAGGCGGCCAGCTACATCCACCGGGCGGCGGCGGGCATCGACGAGGAGTTCACCGTGCGCGAGGACGGGAAGATCGCCAACCGGGCGCGCGAGGTGTTCGGCAACGCGCTCAAGCTGCTGGAGGAGTGCCAGAAGGACGGCATGGTGGCGGCCATCGGGCGGGGCCACTTCGGCGACGTGAAGCGCGCGGAGACGGGGGGCAAGGGGCTGGATGGCGTGCTGGAGAAGGCGCCGGACTACTTCAACCCGTTCCAGGACATGCTGGAGGCGCCATGA
- the coaBC gene encoding bifunctional phosphopantothenoylcysteine decarboxylase/phosphopantothenate--cysteine ligase CoaBC produces the protein MVALALQGRRVIVGVGGGIAAYKACELVRELGRAGAQVRVAMTEAAKQFVTPLTFQALSGHPVLTDYFDPAQEGNFGHLDLARWAELYVVAPVTADLLARIRAGMGNDAVTTSLLAFRGPVLLAPAMNVAMWENERTQENVAALRAEPRFQFVGPGAGMLACGDVGAGRLAEVGAIVAAAASLFAPGPLAGRHVLITAGPTREYLDPVRFISNPSTGKMGLALAEAARGMGAKVTVVLGPVGAVERSGYEVVDVVSAEDMAREVLARVDEVDCFIASAAVSDWKPETRAAQKVKKSEGPEALTLVRTPDVLAEASRRVSGREKRPVLVGFAAETQRVVEYARDKLERKGLDAIVANDVTAPGAGFGVDTNQVTVLTRDGKQRELSGTKREVARSILGLIQELLPPRP, from the coding sequence ATGGTGGCTTTGGCTCTGCAGGGGCGCCGGGTGATCGTCGGAGTGGGTGGCGGCATCGCGGCGTACAAGGCGTGTGAGCTGGTGCGCGAGCTGGGGCGTGCCGGGGCGCAGGTGCGGGTGGCGATGACGGAGGCGGCGAAGCAGTTCGTCACGCCGCTCACCTTCCAGGCGCTCAGCGGGCACCCGGTGCTGACGGACTACTTCGATCCGGCGCAGGAGGGGAACTTCGGGCACCTGGACCTGGCGCGCTGGGCGGAGCTGTACGTGGTGGCGCCGGTGACGGCGGACCTGCTGGCGCGCATCCGGGCGGGGATGGGGAACGACGCGGTGACGACGTCGCTGCTGGCGTTCCGGGGGCCGGTGCTGTTGGCGCCCGCGATGAACGTGGCGATGTGGGAGAACGAGCGGACGCAGGAGAACGTGGCGGCGCTGCGCGCGGAGCCGCGCTTCCAGTTCGTGGGTCCGGGGGCGGGGATGCTCGCCTGTGGAGACGTGGGAGCGGGGCGGCTGGCGGAGGTGGGAGCCATCGTGGCGGCGGCGGCGAGCCTCTTCGCGCCAGGACCGCTGGCGGGCCGGCACGTGCTCATCACGGCGGGGCCCACGCGCGAGTACCTGGATCCGGTGCGTTTCATCTCCAACCCCTCGACGGGGAAGATGGGGCTGGCGCTGGCGGAGGCAGCGAGGGGGATGGGGGCGAAGGTGACGGTGGTGCTGGGCCCGGTGGGGGCGGTGGAGCGGAGCGGCTACGAGGTGGTGGACGTGGTGAGCGCGGAGGACATGGCGCGCGAGGTGCTGGCGAGGGTGGACGAGGTGGACTGCTTCATCGCCTCGGCGGCGGTGAGTGACTGGAAGCCGGAGACGCGCGCGGCGCAGAAGGTGAAGAAGTCGGAGGGGCCGGAGGCGCTGACGCTGGTGCGCACGCCGGACGTGCTGGCCGAGGCGTCGCGGCGGGTGTCGGGGCGGGAGAAGAGGCCGGTGCTGGTGGGCTTCGCGGCGGAGACGCAGCGGGTGGTGGAGTACGCGCGGGACAAGCTGGAGCGCAAAGGGCTGGACGCGATCGTGGCGAACGACGTGACGGCGCCGGGGGCGGGCTTCGGGGTGGACACGAACCAGGTGACGGTGCTGACGCGGGACGGGAAGCAGCGGGAGCTGTCCGGGACGAAGCGCGAGGTGGCCCGATCCATCCTCGGTCTCATCCAGGAGCTCCTCCCTCCACGACCCTGA
- a CDS encoding hotdog fold domain-containing protein: protein MKAVIRLRMSSHDAHYGGNLVDGARMLGLFGDVATELCIRLDGDEGLFRAYDSVEFLAPVYAGDFIEAEGEIIQTGNTSRKMRFEARKVIRPRPDVNDSAADVLAEPVVVCRASGTCVVPKDKQRGQR from the coding sequence GTGAAGGCGGTCATCCGGCTGCGCATGAGCAGCCACGACGCCCACTACGGTGGGAACCTGGTGGACGGGGCGCGGATGCTGGGGTTGTTCGGCGACGTGGCCACCGAGCTGTGCATCCGCCTGGACGGGGACGAGGGCCTGTTCCGGGCCTACGACTCGGTGGAGTTCCTGGCGCCGGTGTACGCCGGGGATTTCATCGAGGCGGAGGGGGAGATCATCCAGACGGGGAACACGTCGAGGAAGATGCGCTTCGAGGCGCGCAAGGTGATCCGCCCGAGGCCGGACGTGAACGACTCGGCGGCGGACGTGTTGGCGGAGCCGGTGGTGGTGTGCCGGGCGAGCGGAACCTGCGTGGTGCCCAAGGACAAACAGCGAGGCCAGCGATGA
- a CDS encoding uracil-DNA glycosylase: MSEAPETSQELSEVLEDLRRHLLWQEEDGGRFLQVDARLAAELRGAGLARLRAQAQAAKPASSVAAQPAPAAPQPAPAARPMAPRAPAPEPERPLAARAPEAAPVRREAPVARPLEAPAQARPAAGPLPGVVEGERPTLDEIRRELGDCRRCKLCDGRKNIVFGSGNPRAELVFVGEGPGADEDAQGVPFVGAAGQLLTKMIEAMGYRRDDVYICNVVKCRPPNNRNPEPDEVTACEPFLRAQLRAVQPKVIVALGKFAAQTLLRDTTAITKMRGNWREYEGIKLMPTFHPAYLLRQPAEKKKAWEDLQQVMKFFGKQPGQRG, translated from the coding sequence GTGAGCGAAGCCCCCGAGACCTCGCAGGAGTTGAGCGAAGTGCTGGAGGATCTGCGCCGCCACCTCCTCTGGCAGGAGGAGGACGGTGGCCGGTTCCTTCAGGTAGACGCACGCCTGGCCGCCGAGCTGCGCGGAGCGGGACTCGCGCGTCTGCGTGCCCAGGCCCAGGCGGCGAAACCCGCCTCGTCCGTGGCCGCGCAGCCCGCGCCCGCCGCCCCCCAGCCGGCCCCCGCCGCGCGCCCGATGGCCCCGAGAGCCCCGGCTCCCGAGCCCGAGCGCCCGCTGGCCGCCCGAGCGCCGGAAGCCGCGCCCGTGCGGCGCGAGGCCCCCGTGGCGAGGCCCCTCGAGGCCCCCGCCCAGGCGCGCCCCGCCGCGGGCCCGTTGCCCGGGGTGGTGGAGGGCGAGCGGCCGACGCTGGATGAGATCCGCCGCGAGCTGGGTGACTGCCGCCGCTGCAAGCTGTGCGACGGGCGCAAGAACATCGTCTTCGGCTCGGGCAACCCGCGTGCGGAGCTGGTCTTCGTGGGCGAGGGCCCTGGAGCGGACGAGGACGCGCAGGGCGTGCCCTTCGTGGGCGCGGCGGGCCAGCTGCTGACGAAGATGATCGAGGCGATGGGGTACCGGCGCGACGACGTCTACATCTGCAACGTGGTGAAGTGCCGTCCGCCCAACAACCGCAACCCGGAGCCGGACGAGGTGACGGCGTGCGAGCCGTTCCTGCGCGCGCAGCTCCGGGCGGTGCAGCCCAAGGTGATCGTGGCGCTGGGCAAGTTCGCGGCGCAGACGCTGCTGCGCGACACCACGGCCATCACGAAGATGCGGGGCAACTGGCGCGAGTACGAGGGCATCAAGCTGATGCCCACCTTCCACCCGGCCTATCTGCTGCGCCAACCGGCGGAGAAGAAGAAGGCGTGGGAGGACCTGCAACAGGTGATGAAGTTCTTCGGCAAGCAACCCGGGCAGCGAGGCTGA
- a CDS encoding alpha/beta hydrolase has translation MKGVLETQEMHSPALESNPLGDPSRRQLLVYLPPGYAEGTRRYPAVYFLNAFSNSGKSWTNFSAFSVSVPERLDALVAAGTIPPVIGVFPDGWTSLGGSQWVNSDAIGRYRDFLAKDVVGCVDRTYRTLPKAAARAVVGHSSGGYGALVMGRYHPEIFSHLSAQSPDAYFEYCYLPDLPKAASALLKAGGVEAWYQDFTRRARETKARGEDFSVINVLAMAAAYSPKKGEPLNLELPFDAQTGRMRLDVWNRWLVHDPVRFVPKFLDAFRKLKTVFIDCGSRDEFNLRWGARMMAEDLKNGGVEAVHEEFEDGHTGVNYRFERSLSVIGSRLAIE, from the coding sequence ATGAAGGGAGTCCTCGAGACGCAGGAGATGCACTCGCCGGCGCTGGAGTCCAATCCGCTGGGAGATCCATCGCGGCGTCAGCTGCTGGTGTACCTGCCCCCGGGCTACGCGGAGGGCACGCGGCGCTACCCGGCGGTGTACTTCCTCAACGCGTTCTCCAACAGCGGCAAGTCGTGGACGAACTTCTCCGCGTTCTCGGTGAGCGTGCCCGAGCGGCTGGACGCGCTGGTGGCGGCGGGGACGATTCCTCCCGTCATTGGCGTGTTCCCGGACGGGTGGACGTCGCTGGGCGGCAGCCAGTGGGTGAACAGCGACGCCATCGGCCGCTACCGCGACTTCCTGGCCAAGGACGTGGTGGGGTGCGTGGATCGCACGTACCGCACGCTGCCCAAGGCGGCCGCGCGCGCGGTGGTGGGGCACAGCTCGGGCGGCTACGGCGCACTGGTGATGGGGCGCTACCACCCGGAGATCTTCTCGCACCTGAGCGCGCAGTCCCCGGACGCCTACTTCGAGTACTGCTACCTGCCGGATCTCCCCAAGGCGGCCTCGGCGCTGCTCAAGGCGGGGGGGGTGGAGGCCTGGTACCAGGACTTCACGCGGCGGGCGCGCGAGACCAAGGCGCGCGGCGAGGACTTCAGCGTCATCAACGTGCTGGCCATGGCGGCGGCGTACTCGCCCAAGAAGGGCGAGCCGCTCAACCTGGAGCTGCCCTTCGATGCGCAGACGGGCCGCATGCGGCTGGACGTGTGGAACCGCTGGCTGGTGCATGACCCGGTGCGCTTCGTGCCCAAGTTCCTGGACGCGTTCCGCAAGCTGAAGACCGTCTTCATCGACTGCGGCTCGCGCGACGAGTTCAACCTGCGCTGGGGCGCGCGGATGATGGCCGAGGACCTCAAGAACGGCGGCGTCGAGGCCGTGCACGAGGAGTTCGAGGACGGCCACACGGGCGTGAACTACCGCTTCGAGCGCTCGCTGTCGGTCATCGGTTCGCGGCTCGCGATCGAGTAG
- a CDS encoding GFA family protein produces the protein MTVPVPFTGGCDCGAIRYEGSAAPIAVLNCHCRNCQRSSGTGFTTVAVVPTDSLRLLRGTPRQHTSTADSGNEVKREFCPDCGTPLFARGGIPSQLMAIKVGSLDDPSWCVPTLDIWTQSAQPWTTMNPALPKFPKNIPAPPH, from the coding sequence ATGACCGTGCCTGTTCCCTTCACCGGAGGCTGCGACTGTGGCGCCATTCGTTATGAGGGCTCCGCCGCGCCCATCGCCGTCCTCAACTGCCACTGCCGCAACTGCCAGCGCTCCAGCGGTACGGGCTTCACCACCGTGGCCGTCGTCCCCACGGACTCGCTGCGGCTGTTGCGCGGCACGCCCAGGCAACACACGTCGACCGCGGACAGCGGCAACGAGGTGAAGCGGGAGTTCTGCCCGGACTGTGGCACCCCGCTCTTCGCGCGCGGCGGCATCCCCTCTCAACTCATGGCCATCAAGGTCGGCAGCCTCGATGACCCCAGCTGGTGCGTGCCGACGCTCGACATCTGGACGCAGAGTGCCCAGCCCTGGACCACGATGAACCCCGCACTGCCCAAGTTCCCGAAGAACATCCCGGCTCCGCCTCACTGA